The DNA sequence GCCCCAAAACGAATTGGACTCTCACTTGCACGTGAGTGCCTAAAGATGGGATTTTCAGTAATCATTCACTATAGAAGCAGTCCAGAACCTGCTTTAAGCGAACTGTCCGGACACCCCGATGTGTTTTTTATAAAATGTGACCTGAGTGACTGCTATTCAAGTTTTAGTAAAAAAATAATGGAACTACCTGTTATACTAAAAGGGCTGGTAAACAATGCATCCCTCTTCACCAGCGGTGACCTTTCAAATCCTGATCATTTAAAAGAGCTGCTTGAAATAAACGTTATGGCACCTGTTCGGCTCGTTGCCTCCCTGGCCCCGCTTATAAAAAAGGGTTGGGTAATCAATATTACCGATGCATATATCGATAGTTTTAACAGAAAGTTTCAGAACTACCGCATATCTAAAAAAATATTAACCGATATAACCAAACAGATGGCCTCCTTATATGCACCAGAAATTAGAGTAAATGCAATTGCCCCAGGGGCTATACTCCCTGCTGAATCCGGCCAGGAGACCAGGAAGCAATTTGATGGGCTTAAAACAAAAATCCCCCTGAAGGAAACCGGGAACCTAAAAACAATTGGCCAGACATTTCGCTTTTTGGTAG is a window from the Chitinispirillales bacterium ANBcel5 genome containing:
- a CDS encoding SDR family oxidoreductase; protein product: MNTIKQAVLLTGAPKRIGLSLARECLKMGFSVIIHYRSSPEPALSELSGHPDVFFIKCDLSDCYSSFSKKIMELPVILKGLVNNASLFTSGDLSNPDHLKELLEINVMAPVRLVASLAPLIKKGWVINITDAYIDSFNRKFQNYRISKKILTDITKQMASLYAPEIRVNAIAPGAILPAESGQETRKQFDGLKTKIPLKETGNLKTIGQTFRFLVENDYICGEVIRVDGGLHLSC